The DNA segment GAGCTTTTGATTTCCCTCTATCCCTACCATTATGGCGCATTTTTCTGCACCCAGATGCGGCTCCCGCTTTTATTTGAAATGTACCCGGACGCCAATGCCTTTCCACTCAAATTAAAGGGCAGCATCGTCCAGCATAGGCTCGTCCTGGCCCATCACAAGGATCGGTTCCTGCCGCCGTATGCAAAAGATTTTATGGAGATTACGGAGGAAGTGTTTGGGAGAATTGCGGCGGTGCGGCCGCAGGGGAGTTTGGAGTAGAAATAGGTGAAAAGCAAGGGAGCCAGATTGCTCCGGCTCCCTTAAGTATGCGTCCGCAGACGCATGCTCCAATTCATAGGTATATGATACTGCTTTTAATTAAAAATTGCATCAACGAAATTTGTACTGAGATAAATCGTTTCCTGTGATCTCTCTTGCATCAGTTATCTTATAGTGCCGCTCATTTTCCTTAACAATTTTTCCATCTTCAACACCAAATTCAAACATGGCAACAATATCAGATGTAATAAACTGACATGCAATGGCACGGCATATCAGTTCAGGATATTTTTGCCTGCATAACTCCATATCCTGTTCAATCTGCGTAATACCCAGTTTGTCGGTACCACCCTTTGCCTGTACTGGTATAATGAGCTGACGGCCTTTTTTATCCACGCCAACATACAGCTCATCCGTTTCAATTTGGCCGATTCCATCCACGGTTGTGCGTAAATGGTTCTGAAGAGAGTAGCATGTAATCCCCAAGAAAGTATCGATTAGCCGATTATAGCGAACAATGGTAAGCAATGCCTGCTCGTCAGACACACTGTATTTTTTTACTATACTCGGCGTTCCATCCGGGATCTTGATTGTGGCCAGCATGGGATCCGGTTCTATAAATTCCATACCTTTCTCCAATACAAACTCATAATGAGATTTCCCAATACTTCTTATGCGCCAATAATGACCCGCCGGAGCTGTTTCCAGGATTTCTTTTGGTAATTTTTTTCGATACTTATAGCTGTAAACGATGTCACCTAAATTTTTAGCGGCGTTAATATTTAACTCCTCAGCTTTTTTCAGAAATTCTTCCCGTTCAAAACGAATCGGGGTTTTTCCTTCCTCATAATGTTCAAAAAAGATTGAATAAATAATGGAGTCATATATTCCCATAGTTTTAATCTCCCAAATACTTTAAAACTAAAACATTTTCATTAAGCCAGGCATCCGTCCCTGTTGCGTAGCGCTTTCTAAAGTTCTCAATGCCTTCTACTTCAAAACCTGCATTTTCTGCAACTTCTGCCAGCAATTCTGCGGTTCGTATGGGGATTTTAAAGTACGATGCCTGATCCCCTACCACGTATGCCAATTTTGCATTTGGAGCTAATATCGGCTTCAATTCCTGAAAGTGTCTTGCCATTCCCCCAAAATAGAGTTTTACCACACTGGAATACAGCTTCTCAAAACCAGAAGTTTTGTTAAGTTCTATGCGCTTTTTTTCTATGGATTTGCTTAACTCTGATATGGAATCAATCTTTTCGACGTATTGTGAGTCATTATCTCCTTTATAAACATTTTTTGTATTGGAACGGATAAACTGTTTTTTTACCTCCCTGAGCTGCTCTTTGCTGTTTATAAATCCCAGCAGAACAGATTCCAATCGCGTTGTTCTCGAGTAGTCTTTTTCATTCGGATATGGTGGAGATGTAATAACGAAATTGACCTTTTTCGTAAAGGGCATCTTACTTATTGAACGAGCATCTCCGCTAATAATGTCAGACGGAACGTCCCTCAGCCCGGAAATACGGCAAATGTCATTTTGCATAACGAGAACCTGCCGGAGCCATACTGAGACAACATCCACATCGTACACTTTTTTCCTGCTGATGCCTACCTCGGGCCCAAATTTTAAATTGCTGTAAGAGCATACAATATTTTTTGCCAGCGCAAGAAGGAAGTGCTCCTCGTATTGTGAATGTGCCGCCAGAATTGCCTCCTTTAAAATCAGGACTTGGCTTAATGGCCTTTCACTTATTGAATTTTTTATGATTAACTTACTTTGTTCCTCTGTCAGACACTTTAATTCTTTACAATTTTCTATCAGATCAGCAACCCGCTGTGCAATCTGCTCTGCCTCCTGGAACATCTGCGCCGTATCAGCAGCCCAGTTACATTTCGCTGAACTTGCAAAACAGGCAATCGGATTCGCTTCTATGCCAATGGACGGAATGCCATGTTTTTTGCATTCCACATTTGTTGTTCCGGTTCCGCAAAACGGGTCTAAGACAACATCCTCTTTGCATATACTAAATTTTTTGATATATTCCCGCACCAGATGAGGCGGAAAGGACAGGACAAACCGATACCAATCATGTACAGGAGAATCTATATCCTTAACTCTGTTCTCATTACTCACATCCATGCTCCTAATCCTATGATTTCACTATTTTAGCATAGAATGAGAAAGAAATCCATCCGGCAATTCAGCAATCTCTAAACGCTGATTTCTGCCATCGCAGATTCGAACCACGACTCCGTTTCTACCTCCCCATCCGGCTCTTCCCCTGCAAATAAACCACTCTCCCGCCGATCATCGTCATCTCCGGCGAAAGCACCGTATCGCCTTTTCTCACATTCCCGTCGGAATCGCAGAATTCTGCCGCCGTCCGGCATTTCCGCATGAGCGTAAGATCCGCCAGCCGGCCTTCTAAAAGGCTTGCGGCGCAGTCTGCCAGCCCAAGGCAGGCGGCCGGTGTCTTTGTCACAGCCTTTATTACCTGATGGAGCGGCATCCCCATATTGTAAAACTTCGACATCACATAAGGCAGGTCGCGCATGTCCGGGGCATTGTAAAGTGTCCTGGCCGTGGCGTCGCTGCTGATGATATCGGGAAAAAGCCCGTCCCCCACGGCTTTTTCGGCCACCTCAAAGTTAAAATTCATCCTGCCGTTTCCGACCTCCAGATAGACGCCGCGCTCCTGTGCTTTCTTAAATTCCTCTTTCACGGTTCCGTCTTCTTTGAGAATCGTCATACCCTTTTTGTGGTACATGTGGCTGTAAACATCGCCGGGGCGCAGGCGGCTCACAATCTCTGCCGGGTCTGCCGGCGGGTTCGTCGTATGGACGCAGACAGGAAGGCACAGACGTCCAGCCAGACGGATGGCATGCTCGAGTGGTTCCATGCCAAGGTCTCCGACAATCTCTTTACTTAAGCGCACCTTGATCCCAAGGATTTCTCCCCTGTACTTTTTGACTAGCCGCATGATTTCTGTCTCCTGGACGGCGTTTTCTCCAAGGGGCTCCGAAATCCCCGAGCCTGGCTGGCCCAGCGGGGAGAGATTTAAAAAACTCTTGATTTTTATGTCCCTGGGCTGCACATCCAACCGGTGAAACGCCTCATAGCCCAGATTCCCGGCCGTCCCCATGTCCACGGCCATCGTGACGCCGCCGGAAAGAAGCAGGTCGCCGTTTACGCCAAAGGCGCTGCCTCTTGTAAAGAGGTGGGTATGGAAATCAATGAGTCCCGGAAGCAGGTACGCCCCGTCCGCGTCGATGACGGCGCATTCTCCCCTGGCCTCTGTATGTTCCCCCAGCTCCTTAATCTTTCCGTTCTCAATCCATGCGGAAACGCCCTTCTCTTCTCCCGTCTCACAGTCGATAGACACCGCGTTTTTTATCAGAAAATCCATAGATACACACTCCTTTTTATATAGAAAGAAAGCCTGCCGTCTGACGGACAAGCTTTCTTTTTGTTTTTACACGTAAAGCGGCCAGAATAACGGGATCAGGATCACGCAGGCCACTAAGAACACAACCGTCATTCCGATGTTGCTCTTTAAGTAATCCGAGAACTTGTAGCCGCCGTATGCATAAATCAGGTTTGCAGGCGGGCAGGCAATCGGCGTTAAAATGGACATGGTCGATGCGATGCAGAGCACCATGAGAAGCGCGGACGGGAATACCCCGATGGTTTCCGCAATGGCGATGATGATTGGCATCAAAAGCGTAATCGTAACCACGTTGGACATGAACTGGGTCATGACGCAGGTGAGGATGAAAATGACAATCGTGATGTAGTAAACATTGGTGGAGCCGCCGATGATGTTGATTAACGTATCCGCAATGATCTGGGCTGCGCCGGTGTTCTTAAGCGCCGTCGCAAGAGGCGTCATTCCGCCGAGCAGGATCACGGTCTTAATGCTCACCAGGTTGTATGCCTGCTGTTCCGTAAAGATTCCAAGAAGAACGTCCACAACAGCTCCCATGATGGCAACCATGTAGGACGGGATTCCCGTCTGTTCCTCAAATACCATGCCGACAAAAACAACGAGCAGTACAACTACTGAGGCCACCTGCTTCCACATGGGAGCGTCCTTCGGCGCCTTCTGGCTGAAGATATTCGACTCATCGTTGAAGACTTTGATATCCGGCAGGAATTTGTAGCCGATGAAATACATGTACACCAGC comes from the Eubacteriaceae bacterium Marseille-Q4139 genome and includes:
- a CDS encoding SLC13/DASS family transporter → MEPSTLTIIILILAVISFLLEKIPVNMTVMLTLCVLVLTGLVTPAEAVSGFASTTILMLIGVVIVGSALFETGVCDKVAAVVTRYAKTERQMIMAILILSSIMSAGLSNSGTVAVFIPIIMGIAATTGFSRSRLLMCAFLGAMAGGRLTLVGDAAVNVLIGNQIKELGQPFGFFEISKIGLPLTVIMLVYMYFIGYKFLPDIKVFNDESNIFSQKAPKDAPMWKQVASVVVLLVVFVGMVFEEQTGIPSYMVAIMGAVVDVLLGIFTEQQAYNLVSIKTVILLGGMTPLATALKNTGAAQIIADTLINIIGGSTNVYYITIVIFILTCVMTQFMSNVVTITLLMPIIIAIAETIGVFPSALLMVLCIASTMSILTPIACPPANLIYAYGGYKFSDYLKSNIGMTVVFLVACVILIPLFWPLYV
- a CDS encoding amidohydrolase family protein; this translates as MDFLIKNAVSIDCETGEEKGVSAWIENGKIKELGEHTEARGECAVIDADGAYLLPGLIDFHTHLFTRGSAFGVNGDLLLSGGVTMAVDMGTAGNLGYEAFHRLDVQPRDIKIKSFLNLSPLGQPGSGISEPLGENAVQETEIMRLVKKYRGEILGIKVRLSKEIVGDLGMEPLEHAIRLAGRLCLPVCVHTTNPPADPAEIVSRLRPGDVYSHMYHKKGMTILKEDGTVKEEFKKAQERGVYLEVGNGRMNFNFEVAEKAVGDGLFPDIISSDATARTLYNAPDMRDLPYVMSKFYNMGMPLHQVIKAVTKTPAACLGLADCAASLLEGRLADLTLMRKCRTAAEFCDSDGNVRKGDTVLSPEMTMIGGRVVYLQGKSRMGR
- a CDS encoding endonuclease: MGIYDSIIYSIFFEHYEEGKTPIRFEREEFLKKAEELNINAAKNLGDIVYSYKYRKKLPKEILETAPAGHYWRIRSIGKSHYEFVLEKGMEFIEPDPMLATIKIPDGTPSIVKKYSVSDEQALLTIVRYNRLIDTFLGITCYSLQNHLRTTVDGIGQIETDELYVGVDKKGRQLIIPVQAKGGTDKLGITQIEQDMELCRQKYPELICRAIACQFITSDIVAMFEFGVEDGKIVKENERHYKITDAREITGNDLSQYKFR
- a CDS encoding DNA methyltransferase, translated to MSNENRVKDIDSPVHDWYRFVLSFPPHLVREYIKKFSICKEDVVLDPFCGTGTTNVECKKHGIPSIGIEANPIACFASSAKCNWAADTAQMFQEAEQIAQRVADLIENCKELKCLTEEQSKLIIKNSISERPLSQVLILKEAILAAHSQYEEHFLLALAKNIVCSYSNLKFGPEVGISRKKVYDVDVVSVWLRQVLVMQNDICRISGLRDVPSDIISGDARSISKMPFTKKVNFVITSPPYPNEKDYSRTTRLESVLLGFINSKEQLREVKKQFIRSNTKNVYKGDNDSQYVEKIDSISELSKSIEKKRIELNKTSGFEKLYSSVVKLYFGGMARHFQELKPILAPNAKLAYVVGDQASYFKIPIRTAELLAEVAENAGFEVEGIENFRKRYATGTDAWLNENVLVLKYLGD